CGCCTGTGCCGATAAAATGAATTTGTTGCTTTTCCAGATAAGCGATACGTCTTTTCGTATCCTCATAATGAGAGTTACCTCCATCCACTAAAATATCCCCTGCTTCTAAGTGTGGTAAAATTTCATCAATAAATTGATCTGTTTCTCTGCCGGCCTTTATCATCATAAAGATGATCCTAGGTTGCATTAACGATTGTACAAAAGGTTTTACATCTACGAAACCTAATGCAGTATTCAACTCTGTATAATTATGAATTGCATTTTCAGCAACTTTTTCCTCGACACCTTTTATATATCGGTTATACAGCGAAAGCTTTACTCCGTTTCGTGCCCAGTTTCTGGCCAGGCTTTTACCCATTACACCTAACCCAACAACACCTAATGTAGACTTATTGGTTTCCTCTAAAATTGTGTTCACCATAGTTTGTTTATCGAGTGATATGTCAATCTTAATACTTTCATTTGGTATTTCAAGGATATCAAACTGAGATTGTAAAAGCGAAATGGGCATATAATGCTCTTTTCTGGTTGCCATCCTTTTTTGTATCAGCTCTTTTGATCCTTGTAAAAAAATCCAAAAAATAGAACCTTCCATATGCTCCGCGATGATCTCACGGTATTTCTTTTTCAATGCCGAACAGGCTATTATCACCGATCTATCAGCTACTAAAGCCTCATTGCCTATTCTATTTATATTCTTGAGCCATTCATACCGATCGCTATCATCAAGAGGTATACCGGCTTTCATCTTTTCGATATTACTTGCGGAGTGAAAATCATCTCCATCAAAAAACGGAATACCCAACTGAGCTGCCAATAACTGTCCAATAGTGGTTTTGCCACTTCCGGATACACCCATCAACAAATAGATCTTTGCACTTCGCTTCATACATCAGTTAAGCTTAAATAAACAAACTCAATACCAAAACTCCCAGTAATCCAACTACTGAAACAATGCTTTCCATCAATGACCAGGATAAAAATGTATCTTTTACTGAAACATTAAAATACTCTTTAAACATCCAAAAACCCGTATCATTCACGTGTGAACAAAAGATACTGCCTGAACCAATCGCTAAAATGACCAAATTCGGTTCTACATCTAATTGTGTGATCAATGGCGCAATGATACCTGCCGCCGTAAGACCCGCTACTGTTGCAGATCCCAGACAGAGTCGAATAAGCGCAGCTACCAGCCAGGCAAGCACGAGTGGATGAATTTGTACCGATTGTAAAACAGCGACAATTTCATTACTCATTTCACTGTCAATCAGTATTTGTTTCAGTCCTCCCGACGCTCCTATGATCAAAATAATTGTAGCGATCTCTCGGACTCCTTGGTCATAGGTCGTCATGATCGCTTGTACAGACATACCTTGTCTTTTCCCTAATAAAAGCGTCACAATTAATAAGGAGCATAACATTAAAATCGAAGGCTCATTGATGAAGTCACAAATTTTTGCAATGCTATCATTTGCTTTGAAGATGATAGAAGTCAGGAGTGTGACTAGTAATAAGAAGATGGGCATTAAGGCAGAAAGAATACTGATCCCCAAAGAAGGTTGATTTTCAGCTTGTACAGTTTCCTGAAAATCGAAACGTGATGAAGTTGTTTTGATGCGAATCAGAAATCTCGAAAAAATAGGACCTGCCAATACAACCGCTGGAATGGCTACGATCATTCCGTAAAGAAATGTTTTTGAGATACTCGCATTAAAAATACCGATCAAAGAAGCCGGTGATGGATGTGGCGGTAATAAACTATGGGCTACAGATAGAGCAGCTAAAATGGGTATTGCAACCGGTATAACGGGTAGTTTGAATTTGTAAACTAAACTGTATATGATCGGGATCACCAAAACAAACCCCACATTGTAAAACAAAGGAATTCCGATGATGAGTCCGGTCAACATCATACCCCAGGAAAGATATTGTTGACCGCATATACGAATGACTCTTTCAGCAATAACGGTTGCAGCTCCACTATTTGCTACCAGTTTACCGATCATGGCTCCTGAGGCGAGGGTGATGATGATGGAGCCCAGCATATCTCCCACCCCTTTCTGCAATGATTTTACAATTGCCATAAGAGGCATCCCAAGAAGCAACCCGGCGCAAATTGAAACAATTAAAAATGAGACGAATGGAGAAACTTTATATACAGATGTCAGTACCGTTAACCCGATAATTACAAGAAGAAGTACGAGAAAAATCTGCATGCAATTGTTTTACTTTTAATGATTTCGTTTCGGAGTGTCTAAAGCTTGAAATAAAAATAGTAAAACGAACTCGTCTGTCGAAGTATATCAGAATTTAGACGTGTATATAAAAGAAAAGCCCACCGTTGCTAAAACTATGGTGGGCGTAAGCGGAGAGAGAGGGATTCGAACCCCCGGACCTTTGACAGTCAACGGTTTTCAAGACCGCCGCATTCGACCGCTCTGCCATCTCTCCGGCGCAAAAGTACGTTTTGAATGATATTTACCAAAAAAAATAGAGAAAGAACCGATAAAAACTTTGAAAGCCTTATTGGGAAAGGGCTACAGAGAAGTTCTTTGTAAACGAAAGGACTAGGAAGTGGGTTTCTCTTCAAGTTTTTCAACTACGACGAGATCTGACAGGTCGACGTGCATGGGTAGTAATCCAATTTGCACGATGGCTCTTTTTCCCCGGATCTCTTTCACTTCCCCTACCTGGTAGTTCTTTCTCAACTTCACCAGCGAGCCTATTACAATTTGTTGATTGAGTTCTTTGTATTTCAGGTCTACTTTTTTCGCCAGTTTATTTACAACAATGGTTTCTTTTTGCTTGAATAAAAGATGCTGTAAATTTTTGATGACCTCTTGCTTATTTTCTGATTTTTTCCAATCCAATACGATCTGTTTGAGTTTACGCTCCATATCTTTCAGGTACACAAGACGATCCTCAGTGATTCTGTTCTGCTGTTTCAATAATTCCACTTGCTGACGATGTCGTTCTTTGTCCATCACCACTTCCATTTCCTTTTTCAAACGATCGTTTTCTCTGAGCAGTTTGTGGAGTTGCTTTTTTTCTTGCTCCAATTGCTGCAGATCTTGTTCGGTTCTATTCAACAAACGATCCAATTTGAAATGGTCTTCTTCTACCAGCTTTCGTGCTCTGTTGATCAGGTGTTGTGGCAATCCGATTCTTTCTGCAATCGCGAAAGTGTAGGAACTGCCGGGCTTACCAACGATCAGTTTATACATAGGCTGAAGATTGACTTCATCAAACTGCATCGCACCATTGATGATACCTTTCGTATGATTGGCCATCACTTTCAAATTGAGATAGTGTGTAGTGACAACACCATATGCATGTTTGCGTGCCAATTCCTCCATGATCACTTCAGCGAAAGCACCACCCAGATTCGGATCACTTCCACTACCCAATTCATCAATAAAAAATAAAGTCTTTCCGTTAGCAGACTCAATAAAAGACTTCATGTGTAAAAGATGACTGCTGTAAGTGCTCAGTTCAAATTCAAGATTTTGGGTATCGCCGATGTGAATAAACAACTGCTTAAAAATACCCATCTGAGAATCCGGACTTACCGGCACCAATAATCCGCTTTGCAGTAAGAGCTGATTCAGTCCGATCGTTTTCATCGTTACTGTTTTACCACCTGCATTGGGCCCGCTGATGACTAGGATTCGGCTCTGTTCATCCAATGTAAGTGTGACGGGTATCGTTGGTTTATTGGCGGTCTTATTATACAACAGAAGCAAGGGATGAAAGGCATTGATCAAGTGTACATGCGCCTTGTCCGATAACTCAGGTAACTGTCCATTCATTTCAATGGCCAGTTTGGCTTTCGCTCTGATGAAATCATATTCTCCGGAGATCAATAAGTATTGAGAAAGCAATGGAGCATAAACGGATAAACGAGCAGTGAGTTGTCTGAGTATGCGTTGAACTTCTTTTAATTCATCATGCTCCAGTGCAAACACGGTATTATTCAGATCAATGGTTTCTTCCGGTTCAATGAAGGAAGTTTTTCTACTGTCACTTTCTCCATGTAGAATCCCTTTCACCTGACGTTTATGTTCTGAAAAAACAGCAACAACTCTCCTGCCATTGCTAAAACTTTCATCAATGTCTGCTGTATATCCGGCCTTGGCCAATTTAGCGATCACTTTTTCAAACATTCTTCGCAATTCGTTTCTCTTGCGATAGAGGCTCATCCGTATCTTTTGAAGATCGGGTGAGGCATTGTCTTTTACATTTCCCTGTTCATCGATCACCTCATCGATCATTTCAATGATCGTTTTCTCGTAATAAACATCTTTGATCACTTCAGCCATGGCCGGGAAAGCCTGTCTTCTTTCTGTATCAAACCATCGAAAAATATTGGCAGTGTTTTCCGATAATTTCCTGATCTGTAACCACTGTTCTCCTGTGATCAGTGCACCGGGAATTCCCAATAAGCGAAGTTCCTGTTGTAAAGGGAGGGTAAAATCATTGGGGAAATACTGCGCCTGTTGAAGAATAGATTTGAATTCGAATGTTTGCTGCAGGGCTAATTGAATATATTCTTTGCGTGTATGGATCCTTAATTGGGCTGCTTTCTCACGGGCATGCAAGGTTTTACAGTGACTTTCCAATAAAGTTCTGACCTTATCAAATTCCAGTTGAGTCAAAGCTGTTTCAGGATACAAACGCATAATTCTGTACTACGATTAAGGCGCAAAGGTAAAGGTGATCTTTGATCTTAGATCTGTGATTTTTTGATTTCCTTAATCAGGTGTAGGACATGAACCATCAGTTCACTAATCAAGCAATCAAAGATCAAAGAATCAGAGATTAACAACCCTTTTGTAAGGTTAGAACATTCATGCTGTCTATTTGTTATAGAATCAACACCTAATTTTATAAAAAAGGTTAATATGCGATTTATTTTGAGTGTAATGGTATGGGCAATTGTATTTGCTTCTTGTGCCCAACAGCCATCAAAAAAAGTAACAAATATGAATACGAAGGTGAATTATAGTGGTATCGTTACCGATACGGCTACATTTGGCGAAGGATGTTTTTGGTGTACAGAAGCTTTCTTTCAACGATTGGAAGGTGTATTGGAAGTAGTTAGTGGATATGGTGGTGGATTTGTGGAGAATCCGACCTATGAACAGGTATGTGATAAGAATACGGGTCATGTGGAGCTGGCACGGATCGTTTATGATCCTTCAAAGATCACTTATGATGAGCTTTTAGAGGTTTTTTGGAAGACCCACGATCCTACAACTCCAAATCAGCAAGGCAATGATATTGGGCCACAGTATCGAAGTGTGGTTTATTATCACAACGAAACACAAAAACAAAAAGCGGAACAATACAAAGCATTATTGGATAAAAGTGGTGCCTGGGATAAACCCATCGTTACTACCATTGAACCTTTCAAGAATTTTTATCTGGCAGAAAACTATCATCAAAACTATTACAATGACAATCCCAATCAGGGATATTGCAGATTTGTGATCAGACCTAAATTGGAGAAATTCGAGAAGGTGTTCAAAGACAAGTTAAAGAAGCAATAATTGAAGTGTGTTGAGTAAAGCCACAGATTCACAGATTAAAGAACTAATCTGTGAATCTGTGGCTTCTTTTTTGCTTTTATTTAGCAGCTACCCCAGTAAAATCTGTTTAAACTAGTTTTCTGCACCTTATTTTTACAGGAATCTATCGAACAGGCCCATGGGAAGTATTCGTAAACAAACCATCATTTCCAGCGTACTGGTTTATATTGGTTTTGCCATTGGGTTTGTCAATCATTATTTCTACACCAAAAATGGTTCTTTTACCCCCGAGCAGTTTGGTCTGACGCGTATTTTCTTTGATTTCGCACAAAATATGATGGCTTTTGGAGCCTTGGGTGTCATTCCGGTCATCTATAAATTCTACCCTTATTATAAGGATAATCTTGAGCCTCGCAAGATCGATCTGATGAGTTGGGCCATGTTGGCATCGATCATTGGATTTGTCATTGTATTGGTCAGTGGTTTTGTATTTCAACCATTTTTTGTAGAAAAGTACCAAGAGAAATCCCCTTTAATCCTGAATTACTATTACTGGATGTTTCCATTCGCCATGGGGATGTTATTCTTTTCTGTGATAGAAGGATTTAGCTGGGCATTGCAATTATCTGTGGTATCCAACTTCTTAAAGGAGACATTACTCAGGGTTATTACCAGTGTATTGATCGGACTATTTTATTTCAAATGGATCAGTTTCACCGTGTTCATCTACCTCTTTGCATTTCAATACCTAGCTATCTTTTTATTTCTATTCATCTACCTATTACGCAGTGGTCACCTTCACTTTCATTTTAAAATCAGCAGGGTAACCAGGAAGTTCTGGAAAAAGATACTCTCAATGCAGATCCTGATTTATGGAGGCACATTGATCGCATCTGTTGCTGCAACCATTGATAGCTTTATCATTGCGGGTTTTCAAGGACTTACAGCTGTCGGTATTTTTGTGTTTGCACAATTCACGGCGAATGTTATTCAGGTTCCGCAGAGAAGTATTCAGGCAGTTTCCTCGAGCTTTCTTTCCAGGGCTTGGAAAGACAAAAACTATGGCGAGATTCATCGCATCTATTCAAGATCCTGTATCAATCTGTTATTGATGTCATTATTCATTTTCGGTAATATATGGCTGAATGCAGAAGAGGGCATCAAAGTGTTGAATATTCAGCAAGATTATCTGAATAGTTTGAATGTTATTTTCATTTTAGGGATTGTACGAATTATTGATGCGGGCACCGGTTTGAATGCCATGGTTATCAATACCTCAACTTATTGGCGATTTGATTTCATCAGTGGAGTGGTGTTGATCGGGCTTCGATTACCACTAACTTATTTCATGATCAAAGAGTATGGCATTATCGGATCGGCTTATGCCGAATTGATAGCGTATGCTACCTATAATTTTATACGCTATGAATTTCTGAGACGGAAATTCAATATGCAGCCATTTACCATGAAGACCTTGTATTCTCTATTGTTAGCTGTTGCAGCTTATTTTATCTGTAAACAGTCTTTCAGTGCTTTGAGTGGCTGGATAGCAATTATTTGTAATGCGGTTGTCTTTTCGGGTATTATGATCGCAGGAATATTTGTCTTCAAGCTAACCCCTGATGCCATGCAGTTGTATCATGTCGTGAAGAAAAGATGGAGCAATGAGTAGTTGGAATCTTGCTTTCGACTTTCTTTATTGTATCGAAGATATATTTCTTACAAAAATCTGAAATCTGCGATCTGCCATTATAATATAACGTACTCCCCTTTTTTGTTTACGGAGATCAATGGCAGCTTTTTGTTTTCTTCGAAGTAGTCATATACTTCTTTTAAACGGGTTGAGAACTTTTGGTATTCTTTATCTTCTTTACTATTTCTATCCAAGTACTCCTGACTTCTATTATTGCTGAAACGAACCGGATAAATATGAACAGGTATGAAGTCTTGTCCCTGATTACGGGCATGTGAGGCCAACACATACAATTCTTCGATCTGATCGTTCTGAATTGGGATACATCCTACGGTGATACAACTACCATGAATGTATATATCACTTCCCGGTTTGATGGAATCACTTAAAAGCAGATCTGATGCATTGGGGTAATTCAATCCCAATGATAAGTGATACATGCTTTTGGGATTGAATTCATTGATATAGTAAAATCCTTCCGGCACCTGATAATCACCCTCCATTCTTTTCGGCCCAAGCGTTCCTGAAAGCGCGCATATCTTATAGGTTTTGAATAACTTATAAGGTTCTGCTGAAGTATTTCTTACCCATACTTCCAATTGACTATCATACTTAAAGCTTCGGATATAAACATCTTTTGCGGGCCATTGAAGTTTAGCATTTGCGAACTGTTTCTTCAAACTATCTTCTTTGGAGCGAATGGCCTGTGCAACCCTGGGAAACACACGTTGATTTTCAATAAAACCTGACTGTCCGTTGACGGATACCGCGGTCATCAATATTGAAAGAAATAACAGGGGGTATTTCATTATTGCAAAATACTAAATGATCAAGATGTGATTGTTGAAGCTACTGTTAAATTGAAACGTTGGCAAGTTAGGATTATTGTATAAAAAGACCGGAATCGTTGCGAAGATTCCGGTCTTATAATTTCCTTTCAATTATAGGTTTCCTCTATCCGCCTGTTCTCTTTCAATGGCTTCAAATAAGGCTTTAAAATTACCTTTTCCGAAACTCTTAGCCCCTTTCCGCTGAATGATCTCAAAGAAAAGTGTAGGCCTGTCTTCAACGGGCTTGGTAAAAATTTGTAATAAGTATCCTTCATCATCTCTATCCACCAAGATTCCCAGATCACGCAAAGGATTTAGGTCTTCATCGATATGTCCTACTCTATCCAATAAATCATCATAATAGGTGGTAGGAACTTTTAAAAACTCAACACCTCTGTTTTGAAGATCGGTGACGGTTCTGACAATATCATTTGTTGCCAGTGCCACATGTTGACAGCCTTCTCCATTATAAAAATCGAGGTACTCTTCTACCTGTGATTTTTTCTTTCCTTCTGCAGGTTCATTGATCGGGAACTTTACGAATCCGTTTCCATTACTCATCACCTTACTCATCAACGCTGAGTACTCGGTTGAGATATCGTTATCATCAAAACTGAGGATATTCTTAAAGCCCATCACATCTTCATAAAACTTAACCCAAGGATTCATTTGATTCCATCCTACATTACCCACACAATGATCGACGTACAGTAATCCCGTTTCACTTGGATTATAATGACTCTCCCATTTTCTGTATCCAGGTAAGAATGCACCGGTATAATTTGTTCTTTCAATAAAAAGGTGTACAGTATCTCCATAAGTATGGATACCGCTGATGACTACTTCTCCGAATTCATCTTTTAATCGTTGCGGTTCCATATAGCTCTTACCACCGCGCTGTGTTGTTTGTTTCCAGGCATCCGTAGCATCGTTTACTTTCAATGCCAATACCTTCACACCATCTCCGTGTTTGTATACATGATCTGCTATCGGATTATCGGTACGCAGTGCGGTTGTAAAAACAAAAGTCAATTTGTTTTGTCTGACAGCATAGCTGGCACGATCTTTTACCCCTGTTTCAGGTCCGGCATAAGCCAAACTTTGAAAGCCAAAAGCTGTTTTATAAAAATGAGCGGCTTGCTTTGCATTGCCGACATAAAATTCAACATAATCAGTGCCCAATAAGGGTAAAAAATCAGTAGTAGTAGACTGTACTGCAGAAGTTACAATCGATTCCATACAATATGTTTATAAAATGAATGAATAGGGAGAAAATCTTTGTCGTCAAAGACAAGATCAGGCATCCATGGCCAATGCTTCCATCAGCAGACAATAACATCCGCGTTTGTCACCGAAGACTTTATGAGGATAATCAGGTAGCATGGTTCAAAGTTAGGGATTTTGGGGATAGATAATGGGTTATGGACGATGGGTTATCGGATTTAGAAACCCTTCTTCAACATCAAAAAATAACCTATCACCCACGACCCATACCCTAGTACCCAGTTCCCCTTATCTTCGCAGACATGAAAGCAGGAATTCTTGGAGGTGGCCAGTTGGGCCGTATGCTGTTACAAGCAGCAGCCAATTACACAGTAGAAACTTGGGTAATGGAAAACGACCCTAATTGTCCGGCCGCGCATCTTTGTCACCATTTTGTTCTGGGAAATATCAATGATTTTGATGCAGTATATGCATTTGGGAAAGGGCTGGATGTTCTTACCATCGAAATTGAGTCGGTGAATGTGGATGCATTAGAAAAACTCGAAGCTGAAGGCGTTAAAGTGTATCCCAAACCCTCTGCGATCAGAACGATCAAAAATAAGATCCTTCAAAAGCAATTCTATGAATCAAATGATATCCCTACTTCCTCATTTGTTATCACAGAAAAGCTGAGTGATCTAAAAGACCACACTGCTTTTTTACCGGCTGTTCATAAGATCGGACAAGGTGGATATGATGGAAAAGGTGTTCAGATCATTCGTGATGAGCAAGAAATAGAAAAAGGATTTGATGCACCAGCGGTACTTGAAAAAATGGTGCCTATACATAAAGAGATCGCAATGATCGTTGCGATGAATGATAAAGGAGAAACAGCATTGTATCCTCCTGCTGAAATGGTATTTGATCCTGTGTTAAATTTATTGGATTATCAATTGAGTCCTGCATCACTTCCGGAAAAAGTATTTTGGAAAGCAGAAGCCATCGCTTTACGTGTGGTAAAAGGGTTGAATAGCCCGGGATTATTTGCTGTAGAACTTTTTGTTGATAAGAATGAAGAAGTGTTGGTCAATGAAACAGCACCACGTGTACATAACAGCGGGCATCATACCATTGAAGCCAATTATTCCAGTCAATATGATATGTTATGGCGTATCATGTTAGGTTATCCCTTGGGAAATACTGATGCGATACTTCCATCTGCCATTGTAAATCTTCTCGGCGCCGAAGGATATTCCGGTGAAGCAGTTTATGAAAACCTTGACGAGGTCTTAAAAATGGATAATGTTTTTGTACATCTCTATGGAAAAAAGCAGACAAAACCCGGTAGAAAAATGGGGCATGTTACCATTATGCACAAAGACTATCAGGATCTAACACACAAGGCGAATAAGATCAAACATTTATTGAAGGTCATTAGCACATAATTTTAATGTCAGATGTCAGATTTGATTTTATAAATGAACCCAATCTGACATCTCACATTTCTCATTCACTATCCTTTCTTCACATTCAAAGGGCGTAAGAATCCAATACCAATCAGGCTTTTGGTTTGTAGTCCGGGTGATGTTTTATTAGGACCGAATAAACGAACATCGTCATCATAGATCAGATCAAGACTATATGTTGCCGAGAAAAATTTATTGATCTTGAAAGAGAATAAATTGGTCATGAAGAAGTCGATATTCTGTGCTTGGTTGTTATAGTTAGAGAACATGTCTAACCTTCCTTTGTAAGTCACATTTTTCGCAATCGTATTATTGTAGTTAACGGTAGCGAAAGTTCCTATTTCATTGATCGATGTTTTGCCTGCAGGTACACCATACTTACCTAATGTAGATAGTTTGTTATTCGCCACAACAGTCCACCTGGATGTAAGTGGCGACACAAACACTGAAAGCTTATCAGAAGGTTTGTAATCAAATCCGACTGAAAGAATTATGTATGCCGGTGATAAGAATGATGATGAAAAACTTGGCACACCTCCTGAAAAGGTATAACCATCAAACCATTGGGAACGAAAGTTAAAAAGACTGGATAAAAATACTTTTCCGGTACTATCCATTTTATAACCATACTTACTCAGAAAATCAAAACGGTCATCGTTCTTTCTTCCTCCTAGGCTGGTGGTCTGCACGTAGCCGAGGTTCATATCAAAGTTGTTATCCCAGCTGTGGCGGTTCTTACGATAGAAATAGAAAAAATTGAAGTATGAGCTTACTGCGAGTGAAAAATTATCACCCCCTGCAGCCCAATTACTCAGGGAGCCTTGTGCAAGATTTGCACTCAATAAACCACCTTTTTTCCATACCCATGTACTGGTATCCGCGTCTTTTTTGATGGTTCGGGAAGTTTCACTTCGAAGTTTATTCACTACAATATCCTGAGAAAAAACTGCTGATGAAAAACACAGCATCAGCATCCATAGCATAGTTTTCTTCATGTGGCCGGGGGATTTGCGTTGCAAAACTAATTGATTAACAGAATTTTCAGCGTTGAAAACCTGTCAAACTGACACAAAAACAAGACAATTTTGTTAATTTTGCATCTAAACGATTCTAAAAGAAGGTATGAATACAATGCTTACTACAGATAAAGTGCATGATGAAGCCCGTCAGGGAGAAGCATTTCAGCCATTCGCTAATGATCCAAATCAGTATAAAAAGCATTTTTATATTGAGAGTTATGGCTGTGCAATGAATTTTGCAGATAGTGAGGTGGTGGCCTCGATCTTAAATGGTGCCGGTTTTGGTGCGACCCGAAATCTTGAAGAAGCCAATCTGATTTTATTGAATACCTGCTCCATTCGTGAAAAAGCAGAACAAACGGTCCGTAAAAGATTAACAGAGTTTCGCAAGATCAAAGAACGTACACCGGGAATGCTGATTGGCATGCTGGGTTGTATGGCTGAGCGATTAAAAGCCCAGTTACTCGAGCAAGAAAAACTGGTGGACCTGGTGGTTGGTCCTGATGCGTACAGAAGTTTACCGGCACTGATCGAAGAAGCGGAATCCGGACAGAAAGCCGTGAATGTTTTGTTGAGCCGCGATGAAACTTATGGTGACATCGCTCCCATTCGTTTAGATAGCAATGGAATCAGTGCTTTTGTATCGATTATGCGTGGCTGTAATAATATGTGCAGCTTCTGTGTTGTACCATTTACAAGAGGACGAGAAAGAAGTCGTGATGCGCATTCGATCATTCAAGAAGTACAAGCATTATGTGATAAGGGTTACAAAGAAGTAACCTTATTGGGACAAAACGTGGACAGTTACTATTGGATCGATGAGCAAAAAGATGAAACCGTAACATTTGCAGCTCTTCTTGAGAAAGTGGCATTGATCAGTCCGGATCTCAGGGTTCGATTCAGTACCTCACATCCAAAAGACATTACGGATGAGGTATTGTTCACCATGGCTAAATATGAGAATATCTGTAAGTACATACACTTACCGGTACAGAGTGGAAGTTCCAGAATCCTACAATTGATGAACAGAACTTATACCCGTGAATGGTATATGGCCAAAGTAGATCGTATCAGAGAACTACTACCCGACTGCGGCATTAGTTCTGATATCATCGCAGGTTTTTGTACGGAAACGGAGGAAGATCATCAGGAAACACTCAGTATCATGCAGTACAGTGGCTATGATATGAGCTATATGTTCTTCTACAGTGAAAGACCCGGAACATTGGCAGCCAGAAGATATGAAGATGACATTCCTGAAGAAGTGAAGAAAAGAAGGTTGCAGGAGATCGTAGATCTTCAAGGTGAATTATCTCGTCAGAGCAACTTAAAAGATCTGGGTAAAACCTTTAAAGTATTGGTCGAAGGTAATAGCCGTAAAAGTGAATCTGATTGGATGGGAAGAAACAGCCAGAATAAGGTCATTGTTTTCCCAAAGAAAGATCTGAATGAAGATCTGAAAGGTACTTATGTAATGGTGAAAGTAACCGACTGTACCAAGACAACACTGCGTGGAGAAAGAGAACTGTAATCATCAATGATGAATATTGAATCCTGAATGCAGGAAGTTCAAACAAGTGGTCAATGAATAAAACGGATCTCTATGTATCAGGCATCTGACATTAGGGATCAGCAAATTAAAGCTATGGATCTTCAAAGTATAAAAAACAGGTTTGGCATAATAGGTAATTCACCTTCGTTGAATCATGCACTCAATACAGCTGTACAGGTAGCTGCTACCGATCTGACCGTATTGATTGTAGGAGAAAGTGGTGTGGGTAAGGAAGTATTTTCTCAGATCATTCATTCTTTATCATCACGAAAGCATAATCCATTCATTGCCGTGAACTGTGGTGCTATTCCGGAAGGAACGATTGATTCAGAATTATTCGGACATGAAAAAGGCGCATTCACAGGGGCTGTTGATAGCAGAAAGGGTTATTTCGAAACGGTAAGTGGCGGTACCATCTTTTTAGATGAGATCGGTGAAATGCCATTGGGTACACAAGCCAGACTCTTACGTGTATTGGAAACAGGAGAATTCATCCGTGTGGGTTCTTCTAAAG
Above is a genomic segment from Sediminibacterium sp. KACHI17 containing:
- the hppD gene encoding 4-hydroxyphenylpyruvate dioxygenase; protein product: MESIVTSAVQSTTTDFLPLLGTDYVEFYVGNAKQAAHFYKTAFGFQSLAYAGPETGVKDRASYAVRQNKLTFVFTTALRTDNPIADHVYKHGDGVKVLALKVNDATDAWKQTTQRGGKSYMEPQRLKDEFGEVVISGIHTYGDTVHLFIERTNYTGAFLPGYRKWESHYNPSETGLLYVDHCVGNVGWNQMNPWVKFYEDVMGFKNILSFDDNDISTEYSALMSKVMSNGNGFVKFPINEPAEGKKKSQVEEYLDFYNGEGCQHVALATNDIVRTVTDLQNRGVEFLKVPTTYYDDLLDRVGHIDEDLNPLRDLGILVDRDDEGYLLQIFTKPVEDRPTLFFEIIQRKGAKSFGKGNFKALFEAIEREQADRGNL
- a CDS encoding 5-(carboxyamino)imidazole ribonucleotide synthase, yielding MKAGILGGGQLGRMLLQAAANYTVETWVMENDPNCPAAHLCHHFVLGNINDFDAVYAFGKGLDVLTIEIESVNVDALEKLEAEGVKVYPKPSAIRTIKNKILQKQFYESNDIPTSSFVITEKLSDLKDHTAFLPAVHKIGQGGYDGKGVQIIRDEQEIEKGFDAPAVLEKMVPIHKEIAMIVAMNDKGETALYPPAEMVFDPVLNLLDYQLSPASLPEKVFWKAEAIALRVVKGLNSPGLFAVELFVDKNEEVLVNETAPRVHNSGHHTIEANYSSQYDMLWRIMLGYPLGNTDAILPSAIVNLLGAEGYSGEAVYENLDEVLKMDNVFVHLYGKKQTKPGRKMGHVTIMHKDYQDLTHKANKIKHLLKVIST
- a CDS encoding DUF3078 domain-containing protein → MKKTMLWMLMLCFSSAVFSQDIVVNKLRSETSRTIKKDADTSTWVWKKGGLLSANLAQGSLSNWAAGGDNFSLAVSSYFNFFYFYRKNRHSWDNNFDMNLGYVQTTSLGGRKNDDRFDFLSKYGYKMDSTGKVFLSSLFNFRSQWFDGYTFSGGVPSFSSSFLSPAYIILSVGFDYKPSDKLSVFVSPLTSRWTVVANNKLSTLGKYGVPAGKTSINEIGTFATVNYNNTIAKNVTYKGRLDMFSNYNNQAQNIDFFMTNLFSFKINKFFSATYSLDLIYDDDVRLFGPNKTSPGLQTKSLIGIGFLRPLNVKKG
- the miaB gene encoding tRNA (N6-isopentenyl adenosine(37)-C2)-methylthiotransferase MiaB; its protein translation is MNTMLTTDKVHDEARQGEAFQPFANDPNQYKKHFYIESYGCAMNFADSEVVASILNGAGFGATRNLEEANLILLNTCSIREKAEQTVRKRLTEFRKIKERTPGMLIGMLGCMAERLKAQLLEQEKLVDLVVGPDAYRSLPALIEEAESGQKAVNVLLSRDETYGDIAPIRLDSNGISAFVSIMRGCNNMCSFCVVPFTRGRERSRDAHSIIQEVQALCDKGYKEVTLLGQNVDSYYWIDEQKDETVTFAALLEKVALISPDLRVRFSTSHPKDITDEVLFTMAKYENICKYIHLPVQSGSSRILQLMNRTYTREWYMAKVDRIRELLPDCGISSDIIAGFCTETEEDHQETLSIMQYSGYDMSYMFFYSERPGTLAARRYEDDIPEEVKKRRLQEIVDLQGELSRQSNLKDLGKTFKVLVEGNSRKSESDWMGRNSQNKVIVFPKKDLNEDLKGTYVMVKVTDCTKTTLRGEREL